In Streptomyces sp. NBC_00433, a single genomic region encodes these proteins:
- a CDS encoding helix-turn-helix domain-containing protein — MPTAQFMDAKETAEYLNMSVQWVYREAPRVGLVPYKFGRGMNAKIQFKVSEVQAWVRQRRTAG, encoded by the coding sequence ATGCCGACGGCGCAGTTTATGGACGCCAAAGAGACGGCCGAGTACTTGAACATGTCGGTCCAGTGGGTGTATCGCGAGGCGCCGCGGGTGGGGTTGGTGCCGTACAAGTTCGGGAGGGGGATGAATGCGAAGATCCAGTTCAAGGTTTCCGAGGTACAGGCATGGGTCAGGCAGCGGCGGACTGCCGGCTGA
- a CDS encoding tyrosine-type recombinase/integrase: MATKALPHGMGAFFKECEHPASRWSKCPHTYKIRCRDASGKQVEESGFTSQDAAIERLTDIFRAKKSQTHNRSKAERIRKYGPMQFADFAAEWRAGQRHLADGSLRHLDSLLKHHLLPAFASRRMSSFDHKVVDAFIQSMERSGVGLATQSNTFDKLKAILLDAHRLGLYDDSPLDGVQPPQYDPSRAVIPSLAQLDGLRTVGDDAFGLIAELMSGCGLRNGEAAAVHLDNIVADATYRVREQVNQTTNTYARLKHRKTGEYRDVPLPARVRKSIQQYADTHSTVDGYLLRHPRDSGQPYPYYCLSNQWQRIKKSGAVEVPDGMTLYGFRHFFASNCLSHGIPITDVAEWMGHRSLDITFRIYRHLMPGSINKAAKILDLGLAA, encoded by the coding sequence ATGGCCACCAAGGCACTGCCCCATGGAATGGGCGCGTTCTTCAAGGAGTGCGAGCACCCCGCCTCGCGCTGGTCGAAGTGCCCCCACACCTACAAGATCAGGTGCCGCGACGCCTCCGGCAAACAGGTCGAGGAATCCGGCTTCACCAGCCAGGACGCCGCCATCGAGCGGCTCACCGACATCTTCCGCGCCAAGAAGTCGCAGACCCACAACCGGAGCAAGGCAGAACGCATCCGCAAGTACGGCCCCATGCAGTTCGCCGACTTCGCGGCCGAGTGGCGCGCTGGTCAGCGCCACCTCGCCGACGGCTCACTTCGGCACCTGGACTCCCTCCTCAAACACCACCTGCTGCCGGCGTTCGCGAGCCGCCGGATGAGCAGCTTCGACCACAAAGTCGTCGACGCCTTCATCCAGTCCATGGAGCGAAGCGGCGTAGGTCTGGCGACACAGTCCAACACCTTCGACAAGCTCAAGGCGATCCTTCTCGACGCCCACCGGCTCGGCCTCTACGACGACAGCCCACTGGACGGCGTCCAGCCCCCGCAATACGACCCGAGCCGTGCGGTGATCCCGTCCCTGGCCCAGCTCGATGGTCTGCGCACGGTAGGCGATGACGCCTTCGGCCTGATCGCCGAGCTTATGAGCGGCTGCGGCCTGCGCAACGGCGAAGCAGCCGCGGTCCACCTCGACAACATCGTCGCCGACGCCACCTACCGCGTCCGCGAGCAGGTCAACCAGACCACCAACACCTACGCCAGGCTCAAGCACCGCAAGACGGGCGAGTACCGGGACGTCCCCCTGCCCGCCAGGGTCCGCAAATCCATCCAGCAGTACGCGGACACCCACAGCACCGTAGACGGGTACCTGCTGCGCCACCCGCGCGACTCCGGCCAGCCGTATCCGTACTATTGCCTGTCCAACCAGTGGCAGCGCATCAAGAAGTCCGGAGCCGTCGAGGTTCCTGACGGCATGACCCTCTACGGCTTCCGCCACTTCTTCGCCTCGAACTGCCTCTCCCACGGCATACCCATCACCGACGTCGCCGAGTGGATGGGCCACCGGAGCCTCGACATCACCTTCAGGATCTACCGCCACCTGATGCCCGGCTCGATCAACAAGGCCGCCAAGATCCTGGACCTCGGCCTGGCCGCATAA
- a CDS encoding recombinase family protein translates to MNKGRLLDVEAAVVEGIFAGCLLGETAYSMATDLNRRDVPPPEARTWSSTMINKMLRNPRCAGMVSYGGKHRVDPATDWDGWSRVLFDDNGHPLLGSWDRIIDPRQWSQVQFELQLRRQNAGIPAGSNRPAVSAKYLLSGILRCGKCQRGLVGHRSPRENRRTYRCPPSAHGGCASTSISAEPAEKAVEEAMTAYFTQLLTSPAPQDSAPAHADILTDLQATLAGELTRKQNLVDRWTTGNLAETGLTEEDFFHLVAAINRKISGLQDALAAADSSRRPSTHTVEASDWRKGTVNQRRALLRRYLHAVTVLPPANTPGSTRTQRLRERLHPTWRSPQEIAA, encoded by the coding sequence GTGAACAAGGGCAGGCTGCTCGACGTGGAGGCGGCCGTCGTCGAGGGCATCTTTGCGGGCTGCCTCCTGGGCGAGACCGCTTACAGCATGGCCACCGACCTCAACCGGCGTGATGTCCCACCGCCCGAGGCTCGCACCTGGTCTTCGACCATGATCAACAAGATGTTGCGCAACCCCCGCTGCGCCGGCATGGTCTCCTACGGCGGCAAGCACCGCGTCGACCCCGCCACCGACTGGGACGGCTGGTCCCGCGTCCTGTTCGACGACAACGGCCACCCGCTCCTCGGCAGCTGGGACCGCATCATCGACCCCCGCCAGTGGTCCCAGGTCCAGTTCGAGCTGCAACTGCGCCGCCAGAACGCCGGCATCCCAGCCGGAAGCAATCGGCCCGCCGTCTCCGCCAAGTACCTGCTCTCAGGCATCCTGCGCTGCGGCAAATGCCAACGCGGCCTGGTCGGCCACCGCTCCCCCAGGGAGAACCGCCGCACCTACCGCTGCCCGCCCTCCGCACACGGCGGATGCGCGAGCACCTCCATCAGCGCCGAACCCGCCGAGAAGGCCGTCGAAGAGGCCATGACCGCCTACTTCACCCAGCTCCTGACCAGTCCCGCACCACAGGACAGCGCCCCCGCACACGCCGACATCCTCACCGACCTCCAAGCCACCCTGGCCGGTGAGCTCACCCGCAAGCAGAACCTGGTCGACCGCTGGACAACCGGCAACCTCGCCGAGACCGGTCTGACCGAAGAGGACTTCTTCCACCTGGTCGCCGCAATCAACCGGAAGATATCCGGCCTCCAGGACGCCCTGGCAGCAGCCGATTCCTCTCGCCGCCCGAGCACACACACTGTCGAAGCATCGGATTGGCGCAAAGGCACGGTCAACCAGCGCCGCGCCCTCCTGCGCCGCTACCTCCACGCAGTGACCGTCCTGCCACCAGCCAATACCCCCGGAAGTACCCGCACCCAGCGCCTCCGCGAACGCCTGCACCCCACCTGGAGGAGCCCGCAGGAAATCGCGGCCTGA
- a CDS encoding recombinase family protein, with amino-acid sequence MTTILSPWDDLAIPPQTRGRGVTLNLFDQLSAYVPKRPGAYVRISSNRFGLEAGVDRQSDDAEDTRHRLRWSRFAKVYRENDTSAFKKRKVVRPDGSIDWVVIRPKFRQLLADLAAGVIDGVVFYDLDRLVRQPRDLEDLIDIIEYVQRPAIGATGGRMNLINDNDRHMARMMCVMALKSSEDTSRRVARMHLAAAQQGRIQGRIAYGWIRRGG; translated from the coding sequence ATGACCACGATCCTGTCCCCGTGGGACGACCTGGCGATCCCGCCGCAGACACGAGGCCGCGGCGTCACCCTCAACCTGTTCGACCAGCTGTCCGCCTACGTTCCCAAGCGGCCCGGGGCGTACGTGCGGATCTCCTCGAACCGCTTCGGCCTGGAGGCAGGTGTCGACCGGCAGAGCGACGACGCCGAGGACACCCGGCATCGCTTGCGGTGGAGCCGGTTCGCGAAGGTCTACCGGGAGAACGACACCTCGGCGTTCAAGAAACGCAAGGTCGTCCGTCCCGACGGCTCGATCGACTGGGTGGTCATCCGGCCCAAGTTCCGCCAACTGCTGGCCGACCTGGCAGCCGGGGTCATCGACGGGGTCGTCTTCTACGACCTGGACCGCCTGGTCCGCCAGCCACGCGACCTCGAAGACCTGATCGACATCATCGAATACGTCCAGCGGCCCGCGATCGGTGCCACCGGCGGCCGAATGAATCTGATCAACGACAACGACCGGCACATGGCCCGCATGATGTGCGTGATGGCCCTGAAATCCTCCGAGGACACTTCCCGCCGTGTCGCCCGCATGCACCTGGCCGCGGCCCAGCAGGGCAGGATCCAGGGCCGCATCGCCTACGGCTGGATCCGCAGGGGGGGGTGA
- a CDS encoding flavin reductase family protein, producing MRIDFDPAELDRNTFYRLLTATVVPRPIAWVSTTSAAGTDNLAPHSFFSVSCVSPPVVQFTSVGRKDSVRNVEETGQFVVNLAPEHLFEEINATGTEFPHGVSEFDEVGIAREPSLRVKPPRVAASPVALECELHSTVRLGDSTVVFGRVVHAAVSEAVLTDGHPDVHKLRPLARLGKDEWSTLGEVLEIKRISVQEWQEGRRR from the coding sequence ATGCGAATCGATTTCGACCCGGCCGAGCTGGACCGCAACACCTTCTACCGGCTGCTCACCGCGACGGTCGTGCCGCGGCCGATCGCCTGGGTGTCCACGACCTCGGCGGCGGGGACCGACAACCTCGCCCCGCACAGCTTCTTCTCGGTGTCCTGCGTGAGTCCGCCGGTGGTGCAGTTCACCTCGGTGGGGCGGAAGGACTCGGTGCGCAATGTCGAGGAGACCGGGCAGTTCGTGGTCAACCTCGCGCCCGAGCACCTGTTCGAGGAGATCAACGCGACCGGGACCGAATTCCCGCACGGGGTCAGCGAGTTCGACGAGGTCGGGATCGCCAGGGAGCCGAGCCTGCGGGTCAAGCCGCCGCGGGTCGCCGCGTCGCCGGTCGCGTTGGAGTGCGAACTGCACAGCACGGTCAGGCTGGGGGACTCCACCGTCGTCTTCGGGCGGGTCGTCCACGCGGCCGTGTCCGAGGCCGTGCTGACCGACGGGCACCCGGATGTGCACAAGCTGCGGCCGCTGGCCCGGCTGGGCAAGGACGAGTGGAGCACCCTCGGCGAGGTGCTGGAGATCAAGCGGATCTCCGTGCAGGAGTGGCAGGAAGGCCGTCGTCGCTGA
- a CDS encoding VTT domain-containing protein: MPHRVAFAVRCSRALLSPWARFAVLVLLLAAAGAAVLAWHPQRLMTAHGWQPHTSGGTAVLLFAVAYGLCTVAFVPRPLLNAAAGALYGIHAGLPAAIGGTVLGAGLAFLLGRFLGRDALRPLLRGRVALSLDRQLSRHGFRSTLALRLFPGVPFAAANYAAAVSRIRLLPFLTATAAGSAANTAAYVVAGSRAASPTSPVFLLALGFLGVTGVAAAVVARGARARSRTAADATAPAPEVSDDGLPATPARRSA, from the coding sequence GTGCCGCACCGCGTAGCCTTCGCCGTCCGCTGCTCACGCGCCCTGCTGTCGCCGTGGGCCAGGTTCGCGGTGCTCGTGCTGCTGCTTGCGGCGGCCGGAGCGGCGGTGCTGGCCTGGCACCCGCAGCGGCTGATGACCGCGCACGGCTGGCAGCCGCACACCTCGGGCGGTACGGCGGTGCTGCTTTTCGCCGTCGCGTACGGCCTGTGCACCGTCGCCTTCGTGCCCCGCCCGCTGCTCAATGCCGCGGCCGGGGCCCTCTACGGCATCCACGCCGGGCTGCCCGCCGCGATCGGCGGCACGGTGCTCGGCGCCGGCCTGGCCTTCCTGCTCGGACGCTTCCTCGGCCGGGACGCGCTGCGCCCGCTGCTGCGCGGCCGGGTCGCGCTGTCGCTGGACCGGCAGTTGAGCCGGCACGGCTTCCGCAGCACGCTCGCGCTGCGGCTCTTCCCCGGCGTGCCCTTCGCCGCCGCGAACTACGCGGCGGCGGTCTCCCGTATCCGGCTGCTGCCCTTCCTCACCGCGACAGCGGCGGGCAGCGCCGCGAACACCGCCGCCTACGTGGTGGCCGGCAGCCGCGCCGCCTCCCCGACCTCACCGGTCTTCCTGCTGGCGCTGGGCTTCCTGGGGGTGACGGGCGTGGCCGCGGCGGTGGTCGCCCGCGGCGCGCGCGCCCGTTCCCGTACCGCGGCCGACGCGACCGCGCCGGCCCCCGAGGTCAGCGACGACGGCCTTCCTGCCACTCCTGCACGGAGATCCGCTTGA
- a CDS encoding MFS transporter — MPLAILALAVSAFGIGTTEFMMMGLLPDVADDLGTSVPTAGYLVSAYAIGVVVGAPLLTGLGARIPRKRMLLLLMALFTVGNAASAVAPGYGTLLAGRFLAGLPHGAFFGVGAVVASRLVAEDRRARAVAAMFLGLTIANIVGVPAATLLGQHLGWRATFLVVTVIGLLSLAALALLVPRQAEEEPPGLVRELRALREPQVLLGLLTAVFGFAGVFAVYSYLASMMTEVTGYSDATVTILLALFGIGMTLGALAAGPLTDRALRPTLYGSLAALAVVLVGFHYAAQSKVTAPVAVLVLGAVGFMTTTPLQMLVMNKARRAPTLASASNHSAFNLANAGGAWLGGAAISAGWGWTSPALVGAVLTVVGLAVAITAGVLDRGTPSGAVAAAPVSVPQPVPQPVPQPVPVEGRESATAEGA, encoded by the coding sequence ATGCCCCTGGCCATCCTCGCCCTCGCGGTGAGCGCCTTCGGTATCGGCACCACGGAATTCATGATGATGGGCCTGCTGCCCGACGTCGCCGACGACCTCGGCACGTCGGTACCCACCGCAGGCTATCTGGTGTCCGCGTACGCGATCGGCGTCGTCGTCGGCGCCCCGCTGCTCACCGGGCTCGGCGCGCGGATCCCGCGCAAGCGGATGCTCCTGCTGCTGATGGCGCTCTTCACCGTCGGCAACGCCGCCTCCGCCGTCGCCCCCGGCTACGGCACGCTGCTGGCCGGTCGCTTCCTCGCCGGGCTGCCGCACGGCGCCTTCTTCGGCGTCGGCGCGGTCGTGGCGTCCCGGCTGGTCGCGGAGGACCGCAGGGCGCGGGCGGTCGCCGCGATGTTCCTCGGCCTGACGATCGCGAACATCGTCGGCGTGCCCGCCGCCACCCTGCTCGGCCAGCACCTGGGCTGGCGGGCCACCTTCCTGGTGGTGACCGTGATCGGCCTGCTCTCGCTGGCCGCGCTCGCCCTGCTGGTGCCGCGGCAGGCGGAGGAGGAGCCGCCCGGGCTCGTCAGGGAACTGCGGGCGCTGCGCGAACCGCAGGTGCTGCTCGGCCTGCTGACCGCGGTGTTCGGCTTCGCCGGGGTCTTCGCCGTCTACAGCTACCTCGCCTCGATGATGACCGAGGTCACCGGTTACTCCGACGCCACCGTGACGATCCTGCTCGCGCTGTTCGGCATCGGCATGACCCTCGGCGCGCTCGCCGCCGGCCCCCTCACCGACCGGGCCCTGCGACCCACCCTCTACGGCTCGCTGGCCGCGCTCGCCGTCGTCCTGGTCGGCTTCCACTACGCCGCCCAGTCCAAGGTGACCGCCCCTGTCGCCGTCCTGGTGCTGGGCGCCGTCGGCTTCATGACCACCACCCCGCTCCAGATGCTGGTGATGAACAAGGCCCGCCGCGCTCCCACCCTCGCCTCCGCCTCCAACCACTCCGCCTTCAACCTCGCGAACGCCGGCGGCGCCTGGCTCGGCGGCGCCGCCATCTCCGCCGGCTGGGGCTGGACCTCCCCCGCGCTGGTCGGCGCGGTGCTCACGGTGGTGGGACTGGCGGTGGCGATCACGGCGGGGGTCCTGGACCGGGGTACGCCGTCCGGTGCGGTGGCCGCGGCGCCGGTTTCCGTTCCGCAGCCGGTTCCGCAGCCGGTTCCGCAGCCGGTTCCGGTCGAGGGGCGGGAGTCGGCGACGGCGGAGGGGGCGTAG